From the Rhodanobacter soli genome, one window contains:
- the ileS gene encoding isoleucine--tRNA ligase → MTHDYKSTINLPQTAFPMRGDLPKREPGWLAEWERVDRYAQIQQKTADRDSVFVLHDGPPYANGPIHIGHAVNKILKDMVVKSKLLAGYRAPYVPGWDCHGLPIEIAVEKKFGKPGDKLDAAAFRQKCREYATEQVDTQRADFKRLGVLGDWDHPYRSMDFRFEADMLRALARIVSNGHVVRGAKPVYWCFDCASALAEAEIEYGDKVSPAVDVAYDAVEPKALLAKFGVDAGDAIAAIPIWTTTPWTLPESQAVSLGAGLEYALIEGPSRDGKRVLLVVASALADKAAQRYGIGQATVLGHAEGKALEGLQLHHPFYPREVPVILGEHVSAEDGTGAVHTSPDHGVEDFVVAREYGIGLLNYIEPRGTYRIDTPAADGLGLGGMHIWKANDAIVDLLRQRGVLLAFAKIEHSYPNCWRHKTPVIYRTTPQWFISMEQAQLRETALTSIKNVRWVPGWGEERIAGMVAGRPDWCISRQRTWGVPIALFVHKATQEPHPDSVALLEQVAKKVEQGGIDAWFTLDAAELLGADANDYEKVTDVLDVWFDSGVTHFAVIGQRPELQQGTASHYKVMYLEGSDQHRGWFQSSLLTSSAIHGRAPYDEVLTHGFAVDANGRKMSKSLGNVVAPQKVMDTLGADVLRLWVASADYRNEMTVSDEILKRVSDTYRRIRNTAKFLLGNLDGFDPAKHLIPVEDSLLLDQWAVQQAYDVQQAVTAAYERYDYPEVVARIQNFCTNELGALYLDITKDRLYTMPTDSRGRRSAQGAMYRITEALVRWLAPILSFTAEEIWQAMPGGRGDSVLFETWYDGLAATQNSPEQRRYWADLLTIRDSASRVLEGMRKAERIGAALEAKLVVHADAALQSRYADVADELRFFFITSDFTLAPSTPRAEDAVKVELDGAEAWVSADVSSAAKCVRCWHRRDDVGSHAEHPELCSRCVSNVEGPGEDRRWF, encoded by the coding sequence ATGACCCACGATTACAAAAGCACGATCAACCTGCCGCAGACGGCGTTCCCCATGCGCGGCGACTTGCCGAAGCGCGAGCCGGGCTGGCTGGCGGAGTGGGAGCGGGTCGATCGCTATGCGCAGATCCAGCAGAAGACCGCCGATCGCGACAGCGTGTTCGTGCTGCACGACGGCCCGCCGTACGCGAACGGCCCGATCCACATCGGCCACGCGGTCAACAAGATCCTCAAGGACATGGTGGTCAAGTCCAAGCTGCTGGCCGGCTACCGCGCGCCGTACGTGCCGGGCTGGGATTGCCACGGCCTGCCGATCGAGATCGCGGTGGAGAAGAAGTTCGGCAAGCCGGGCGACAAGCTCGACGCCGCCGCGTTCCGGCAGAAGTGCCGCGAGTACGCGACCGAGCAGGTCGATACCCAGCGCGCCGACTTCAAGCGGCTCGGCGTGCTCGGCGACTGGGACCACCCGTATCGCTCGATGGATTTCCGCTTCGAGGCCGACATGCTGCGCGCACTGGCGCGCATCGTTTCCAACGGCCACGTGGTGCGCGGCGCCAAGCCGGTGTACTGGTGCTTCGACTGCGCCTCGGCGCTGGCCGAGGCGGAGATCGAGTACGGCGACAAGGTTTCGCCGGCGGTCGACGTGGCGTATGACGCGGTCGAGCCGAAAGCGCTGCTGGCGAAGTTCGGCGTCGATGCCGGCGATGCCATCGCCGCCATCCCGATCTGGACCACCACGCCGTGGACCTTGCCGGAAAGCCAGGCGGTGTCGCTCGGCGCCGGGCTGGAATACGCGCTGATCGAAGGCCCGTCGCGCGACGGCAAGCGCGTGCTGCTGGTCGTCGCCAGCGCGCTGGCCGACAAGGCGGCGCAGCGTTACGGCATCGGGCAGGCGACCGTGTTGGGTCATGCCGAGGGCAAGGCGCTGGAAGGCCTGCAACTGCACCATCCGTTCTACCCGCGCGAGGTGCCGGTGATCCTCGGCGAGCACGTCAGCGCCGAGGACGGCACCGGCGCGGTGCACACCTCGCCCGATCACGGTGTCGAGGATTTCGTGGTGGCGCGCGAGTACGGCATCGGCCTGCTCAACTACATCGAGCCGCGCGGCACCTATCGCATCGACACCCCCGCTGCCGACGGCCTCGGCCTCGGCGGCATGCATATCTGGAAGGCCAACGACGCCATCGTCGACCTGCTGCGCCAGCGCGGCGTGCTGCTGGCGTTCGCGAAGATCGAGCACAGCTACCCGAACTGCTGGCGGCACAAGACGCCGGTGATCTACCGCACCACGCCGCAGTGGTTCATCTCGATGGAGCAGGCGCAGCTGCGCGAGACCGCGCTGACCTCGATCAAGAACGTGCGCTGGGTGCCGGGCTGGGGTGAGGAACGCATCGCCGGCATGGTCGCCGGACGCCCGGACTGGTGCATCTCGCGCCAGCGCACTTGGGGCGTGCCGATCGCGCTGTTCGTGCACAAGGCCACGCAGGAGCCGCACCCGGATTCCGTGGCGCTGCTGGAGCAGGTCGCGAAAAAGGTGGAGCAGGGCGGCATCGACGCGTGGTTCACGCTGGATGCGGCCGAGCTGCTCGGCGCCGACGCGAACGACTACGAGAAAGTCACCGACGTGCTCGACGTCTGGTTCGATTCCGGCGTGACGCATTTCGCGGTGATCGGCCAGCGCCCGGAACTGCAGCAGGGCACGGCGTCGCATTACAAGGTGATGTACCTGGAAGGCTCCGACCAGCATCGCGGCTGGTTCCAGTCGTCGCTGCTGACCTCGTCGGCGATCCACGGCCGCGCGCCCTACGACGAAGTGCTCACCCACGGTTTCGCGGTGGACGCGAACGGCCGCAAGATGTCCAAATCGCTGGGCAACGTGGTGGCGCCGCAGAAGGTGATGGATACGCTGGGCGCGGACGTGCTGCGGTTGTGGGTGGCCTCGGCCGACTACCGCAACGAGATGACCGTCTCCGACGAGATCCTCAAGCGCGTCTCCGACACTTACCGGCGCATCCGCAATACCGCGAAGTTCCTGCTCGGCAACCTGGACGGCTTCGATCCGGCAAAACATCTGATCCCGGTGGAAGACAGCCTGCTGCTGGACCAGTGGGCCGTGCAGCAGGCGTACGACGTGCAGCAGGCGGTCACCGCCGCGTACGAGCGTTACGACTATCCCGAAGTGGTGGCGCGCATCCAGAACTTCTGCACCAACGAACTGGGCGCGCTGTACCTGGACATCACCAAGGACCGGCTCTACACCATGCCGACCGACAGCCGCGGCCGGCGCAGCGCGCAGGGTGCGATGTACCGCATCACCGAGGCGCTGGTGCGCTGGCTGGCGCCGATCCTCAGCTTCACCGCCGAGGAAATCTGGCAGGCCATGCCGGGCGGGCGTGGCGACAGCGTGCTGTTCGAAACCTGGTACGACGGCCTGGCCGCCACCCAGAACTCGCCGGAACAGCGGCGCTACTGGGCCGATCTGCTGACGATCCGCGACAGCGCTTCGCGCGTGCTCGAAGGCATGCGCAAGGCCGAGCGGATCGGCGCGGCGCTGGAAGCGAAGCTGGTGGTCCATGCCGACGCCGCGCTCCAGTCGCGCTACGCCGATGTCGCCGACGAGCTGCGCTTCTTCTTCATCACCTCCGACTTCACCCTGGCGCCGTCGACGCCGCGCGCGGAAGACGCGGTGAAGGTGGAACTGGACGGCGCCGAAGCCTGGGTTTCCGCCGACGTCAGCAGCGCCGCCAAGTGCGTGCGTTGCTGGCAC
- a CDS encoding bifunctional riboflavin kinase/FAD synthetase has protein sequence MMRLSRDVAGPCLAPRGSVIAVGAFDGLHRGHQALLAQVRERAQALGCSPVVVSFEPLPRAFFSPEPVPRLSSVREKLRGFAAAGMEHTLLLRFNRALTAMSAEAFVQRVLVERLAAREVWVGGDFRFGHKRGGDMALLERMGAQLGFTACSMPMVQLDGTRVSASRVRALLAAGEFAGAESLLGRPFVIEGKVEYGNQLGRTLGYPTANIHLSQRVSPIQGIFAVRVGLGEGECSWPGVASLGVRPTVNEVAEPLLEVHLFDFEGDLYGQRMAVQFVAKLRDEQKFDGLEPLKAQMALDSRRARELLGMNPRLAEA, from the coding sequence ATGATGAGACTTTCCAGGGATGTCGCAGGCCCCTGCCTGGCGCCGCGCGGCAGCGTTATCGCGGTCGGCGCGTTCGACGGCCTGCACCGCGGCCACCAGGCCTTGCTGGCCCAGGTGCGCGAGCGCGCGCAGGCGCTCGGCTGCAGCCCGGTGGTGGTGAGCTTCGAGCCGCTGCCGCGCGCGTTCTTCTCGCCCGAGCCGGTGCCGCGGCTGTCCAGCGTGCGCGAGAAGCTGCGCGGTTTCGCCGCCGCCGGCATGGAACACACCTTGCTGCTGCGCTTCAACCGGGCGCTGACCGCGATGTCGGCCGAGGCGTTCGTGCAGCGCGTGCTGGTCGAACGGCTGGCCGCGCGCGAAGTGTGGGTGGGCGGCGATTTCCGCTTCGGCCACAAGCGCGGCGGCGACATGGCGCTGCTGGAGCGGATGGGCGCGCAGCTCGGCTTCACCGCCTGCAGCATGCCGATGGTGCAGCTTGACGGCACCCGCGTCTCGGCCAGCCGGGTGAGGGCCCTGCTCGCGGCGGGCGAGTTCGCCGGGGCCGAGTCGCTGCTGGGCCGGCCGTTCGTGATCGAAGGCAAGGTGGAGTACGGCAACCAGCTCGGCCGCACGCTGGGCTATCCCACCGCCAACATCCACCTGTCGCAGCGGGTCAGCCCGATCCAGGGCATCTTCGCGGTGCGCGTGGGACTGGGCGAGGGCGAGTGCAGCTGGCCGGGCGTGGCCAGCCTCGGCGTGCGCCCCACCGTGAACGAGGTCGCCGAACCGCTGCTGGAAGTGCACCTGTTCGATTTCGAGGGCGACCTGTACGGCCAGCGCATGGCGGTGCAGTTCGTCGCCAAGCTGCGCGACGAGCAGAAATTCGACGGGCTGGAACCGCTCAAGGCGCAGATGGCGCTGGACTCGCGCCGGGCGCGCGAGCTGCTGGGCATGAACCCGCGACTGGCCGAGGCGTGA
- the murJ gene encoding murein biosynthesis integral membrane protein MurJ, whose translation MKSPSMLRGLLSFSSMTMVSRVLGLVRDMSINAAFGANGATDAFWVAFRIPNFMRRLFAEGSFSTAFVPVFTEVKEKGTHAQLKDLMSRVSGTLGGVLLLITALGIIFAPQVTVLFSPGAIDEPHKFELTVELLRLTFPFLLFVSLTALSGGALNSFHRFGLPALTPVILNLCMIAGALWLSKRLQTPIMAMGWAILAAGILQLLFQLPALRGLDLLTLPRWGWSHPEVRRIMRLMVPTLFGSSVAQINLLFDTVIASLLVVGSQSWLSQADRFLELPLGVFGVALGTVILPSLSRHHVTTDKAGFSRALDWGLRVTLLIAVPAMFALMLLAGPLVATLFQHGHWTAHDTAMATLSITALSFGLPAFALVKVLLPAFYARQDTRTPVRAAVASLLTNMLLNVVFLALLFELWAPAELKQLAWLDGLARLPGLHMALGMASAVAAYVNLWLLWHWLKKAGVYQRQPGWSRHLLRLAAACAVMLAVLLLGRWLWPNWTHGVPVLTRLWHLTVLVLAGGASYVAVLFAGGFRLRDLRGA comes from the coding sequence ATGAAGTCCCCCAGCATGCTCCGCGGGCTGCTCTCGTTCAGCAGCATGACGATGGTTTCGCGGGTGCTCGGCCTGGTGCGCGACATGTCGATCAACGCCGCGTTCGGCGCCAACGGCGCCACCGACGCGTTCTGGGTGGCGTTCCGCATTCCCAACTTCATGCGCCGGCTGTTTGCCGAGGGCTCGTTCTCCACCGCCTTCGTGCCGGTTTTCACGGAAGTGAAGGAGAAGGGCACGCATGCGCAGCTGAAGGACCTGATGTCGCGGGTGTCGGGCACGCTGGGTGGCGTGCTGCTGCTGATCACCGCGCTGGGAATCATCTTCGCGCCGCAGGTGACCGTGCTGTTCTCGCCCGGCGCGATCGACGAGCCGCACAAGTTCGAACTGACCGTCGAGCTGCTGCGGCTGACCTTTCCGTTCCTGCTGTTCGTGTCGCTGACCGCGCTGTCCGGCGGTGCGCTGAACAGTTTCCATCGTTTCGGCTTGCCGGCGCTGACCCCGGTGATCCTCAACCTGTGCATGATCGCCGGCGCGCTGTGGCTGTCGAAGCGGCTGCAGACGCCGATCATGGCGATGGGCTGGGCGATCCTGGCGGCCGGCATCCTGCAACTGCTGTTCCAGCTGCCGGCGCTGCGCGGGCTCGACCTGCTGACCCTGCCGCGCTGGGGCTGGAGTCACCCGGAGGTGCGCCGGATCATGCGGCTGATGGTGCCGACCCTGTTCGGTTCGTCGGTGGCGCAGATCAACCTGCTGTTCGACACGGTGATCGCCTCGCTGCTGGTGGTCGGTTCGCAGAGCTGGCTGTCGCAGGCGGACCGTTTCCTGGAACTGCCGCTGGGCGTGTTCGGCGTGGCGCTGGGCACGGTAATCCTGCCGTCGCTGTCGCGCCACCACGTCACCACCGACAAGGCCGGCTTTTCGCGCGCGCTGGACTGGGGCCTGCGCGTCACCCTGCTGATCGCGGTGCCGGCGATGTTCGCCTTGATGCTGCTGGCCGGGCCGCTGGTAGCCACGCTGTTCCAGCACGGTCACTGGACCGCGCACGACACCGCCATGGCGACGCTGTCGATCACCGCGCTGAGCTTCGGCCTGCCCGCATTCGCGCTGGTGAAGGTGTTGCTGCCGGCGTTCTACGCGCGCCAGGACACGCGCACGCCGGTGCGTGCGGCGGTGGCTTCGCTGCTCACCAACATGCTGTTGAACGTGGTGTTCCTGGCGCTGCTGTTCGAACTGTGGGCGCCGGCCGAGCTGAAGCAGCTGGCGTGGCTGGACGGCCTGGCCCGGTTGCCCGGCCTGCACATGGCGCTGGGCATGGCCAGCGCGGTGGCCGCTTACGTGAACCTGTGGCTGCTGTGGCACTGGCTGAAGAAGGCCGGTGTCTACCAGCGCCAGCCGGGCTGGTCGCGGCATCTGCTGCGGCTGGCTGCGGCCTGCGCGGTGATGCTGGCGGTGCTGTTGCTGGGCCGCTGGCTGTGGCCGAACTGGACCCACGGGGTGCCGGTGCTGACCCGGCTGTGGCATCTGACCGTGCTGGTGCTGGCCGGCGGGGCCAGTTATGTCGCCGTGCTGTTTGCCGGCGGCTTCCGTCTGCGCGACCTGCGCGGTGCGTGA
- the rpsT gene encoding 30S ribosomal protein S20, with the protein MANIKSAKKRARQSEQRRLRNISARSMVRTALKKVVKAIEAKDKAAAVAAFTAAQPVMDRYAARGLIHKNKAARHKSRLNAKIRELA; encoded by the coding sequence TTGGCCAACATCAAGTCCGCGAAGAAGCGCGCGCGCCAGTCCGAACAGCGCCGTCTGCGCAACATCAGCGCCCGCTCCATGGTCCGCACCGCCCTGAAGAAGGTCGTCAAGGCCATCGAGGCCAAGGACAAGGCTGCCGCCGTCGCCGCGTTCACCGCCGCCCAGCCGGTGATGGATCGTTACGCCGCCCGCGGCCTGATCCACAAGAACAAGGCCGCCCGCCACAAGAGCCGCCTCAACGCGAAGATCCGCGAACTGGCGTAA
- a CDS encoding DUF6587 family protein: MSTGLLVQYVVVGLIVLISVLIVFRKLAPKLTNRWLAATSIRYSRPGRAAWVRALGRRLQPKEATGDCSDGCSTCGACGPKPPAAARQGEPMPLEFRPRR, encoded by the coding sequence ATGAGTACCGGCCTGCTGGTGCAGTACGTGGTGGTCGGCCTGATCGTGCTGATCAGTGTGCTGATCGTGTTCCGCAAGCTCGCGCCGAAACTCACCAACCGCTGGCTGGCGGCCACATCGATACGCTACAGCCGCCCCGGGCGTGCCGCGTGGGTGCGCGCGCTGGGGCGCCGCCTGCAGCCGAAAGAGGCGACCGGCGACTGCAGCGACGGCTGCAGCACCTGCGGCGCCTGCGGCCCGAAACCGCCGGCCGCGGCGCGGCAGGGCGAGCCGATGCCGCTGGAATTCCGCCCGCGGAGGTGA
- the feoB gene encoding ferrous iron transporter B — protein sequence MSASTLRIALVGNPNCGKTALFNLLTGGRQKVANYAGVTVERKEGRFTAPSGRVLQILDLPGAYSLDANSPDEQITHDVCAGNYPGEAPPDLIVCVADATNLRLHLRFVLEVKRLGRPVVLALNMMDTARQRGIVIDVPELQRRLGLPVVETVAVKRGGARGLIERVDGEVPPAAPAQVGDAAGRADLHAQVRELLTATVTMPRATAELDDALDRWTLHPVFGLLILAVVMFLVFQAVYSIGKPMTDAIGDGFGWLGGHVAAWMPAGPLQSLVNDGLFGGLGTVLGFLPEILVLFLFIIVLEESGYLPRAAFLLDRLMLSVGLTGRSFIPLLSSFACAIPGIMGTRSITDPRDRLTTILIAPLMTCSARLPVYALLIGAFIPIRYVFGVFNLQGVVLFALYLAGILGAMLVGWVMKHIRRDKSEHALMMELPSYRMPKPRDVAIGLYERGMIFLKRLTGVILGLTVLMWFLSTFPGAPEGATQPAIEYSFAGYIGRALQYVFAPIGFNWQISLALIPAFAARETAVAALATVYLVGGEAAGGLGHALVGQIPLASALSLLVWFAYAPQCMSTLAIIKRETDSWRNVAISFGYMFVMAYAASFLVYQVTRALT from the coding sequence ATGAGCGCTTCGACCCTGCGCATCGCCCTGGTGGGCAACCCGAACTGCGGCAAGACGGCGCTGTTCAACCTGCTCACCGGCGGCCGGCAGAAGGTGGCGAACTACGCCGGCGTCACAGTGGAGCGCAAGGAGGGCCGTTTCACCGCGCCGTCCGGCCGCGTACTGCAGATCCTCGACTTGCCGGGTGCCTACAGCCTCGACGCGAACAGCCCGGATGAACAGATCACCCACGATGTCTGTGCCGGCAACTACCCGGGCGAGGCGCCGCCGGACTTGATCGTCTGCGTCGCCGACGCGACCAACCTGCGCCTGCACCTGCGCTTCGTGCTGGAAGTGAAGCGGCTGGGCCGGCCGGTGGTGCTGGCGCTGAACATGATGGACACCGCGCGCCAGCGCGGCATCGTCATCGACGTGCCGGAGCTGCAACGGCGACTGGGCCTGCCGGTGGTGGAAACCGTTGCGGTGAAACGCGGCGGTGCGCGTGGCCTGATCGAGCGGGTCGACGGCGAAGTGCCGCCGGCGGCGCCGGCGCAGGTGGGCGACGCGGCCGGCCGCGCCGACCTGCATGCACAGGTGCGTGAATTGCTGACGGCGACGGTGACGATGCCGCGCGCCACCGCGGAACTCGACGATGCGCTGGATCGCTGGACCCTGCATCCGGTGTTCGGCCTGCTGATTCTCGCGGTGGTGATGTTCCTGGTATTCCAGGCGGTGTACTCGATCGGCAAGCCGATGACCGACGCGATCGGCGACGGTTTCGGCTGGCTGGGCGGGCACGTCGCCGCGTGGATGCCGGCCGGGCCGTTGCAGAGCCTGGTCAACGACGGCCTGTTCGGCGGCCTCGGCACGGTGCTGGGCTTCCTGCCGGAAATCCTGGTGCTGTTCCTGTTCATCATCGTGCTGGAGGAGTCGGGCTACCTGCCGCGCGCGGCGTTCCTGCTCGATCGGCTGATGCTGTCGGTGGGGCTGACCGGGCGCTCGTTCATCCCGCTGCTGTCGAGTTTCGCCTGTGCGATTCCCGGCATCATGGGCACGCGCAGCATCACCGACCCGCGCGACCGGCTGACCACGATCCTGATCGCGCCGTTGATGACCTGCTCGGCGCGGCTGCCGGTGTATGCGCTGCTGATCGGTGCCTTCATTCCGATCCGCTACGTGTTCGGCGTGTTCAACCTGCAGGGCGTGGTGCTGTTCGCGCTGTATCTGGCCGGCATCCTCGGCGCGATGCTGGTGGGCTGGGTGATGAAACACATCCGCCGCGACAAGAGCGAGCACGCGCTGATGATGGAGTTGCCGTCGTACCGCATGCCCAAGCCGCGCGATGTGGCGATCGGCCTGTACGAGCGCGGCATGATCTTCCTGAAGCGGCTGACCGGCGTGATCCTCGGCCTGACCGTGCTGATGTGGTTCCTCTCCACCTTCCCGGGCGCACCGGAGGGCGCGACCCAGCCGGCGATCGAGTACAGCTTCGCCGGCTACATTGGCCGGGCGCTGCAGTATGTCTTCGCGCCGATCGGCTTCAACTGGCAGATCAGCCTGGCGCTGATCCCGGCGTTTGCCGCGCGCGAGACCGCCGTGGCCGCACTGGCCACCGTCTATCTGGTCGGTGGCGAAGCGGCCGGTGGCCTGGGCCATGCGCTGGTCGGGCAGATCCCGCTGGCCAGCGCGTTGTCGCTGCTGGTGTGGTTTGCGTACGCGCCGCAATGCATGTCCACCCTGGCGATCATCAAGCGCGAGACCGATTCCTGGCGCAACGTGGCGATCTCGTTCGGCTACATGTTCGTGATGGCCTACGCCGCGTCGTTCCTCGTCTACCAGGTGACGAGGGCGCTGACATGA
- a CDS encoding FeoA family protein translates to MRLSDLPKGAPAVVDRVDDAHAADPIAQRLRDLGFVDGEPVRVVAVGPMGGDPLLIQIGFTRFALRRAEAARISVRTEVAA, encoded by the coding sequence GTGCGTCTGTCCGATTTGCCCAAGGGTGCCCCTGCCGTGGTCGACCGCGTCGACGATGCGCACGCGGCCGACCCGATCGCGCAGCGCCTGCGCGACCTGGGCTTCGTCGATGGCGAACCGGTGCGCGTGGTGGCGGTGGGGCCGATGGGCGGCGATCCGTTGCTGATCCAGATCGGTTTCACCCGCTTTGCCCTGCGTCGCGCCGAGGCGGCCCGGATCAGCGTGCGTACCGAGGTGGCGGCATGA
- a CDS encoding enoyl-CoA hydratase-related protein: protein MTDSILSERRGTVAWLTLNRPQIHNAFDDALIAALTDALAAADADPAVRAVVLSGNGSCFSAGADLNWMRGMAGASEQENREDSLRLARLMRSLQFLSKPTIARVNGAAYGGGVGLVACCDIAIGVDTAKFALSEVKLGLVPAVISPYVIAAIGLREARRLFITGEVFDAATSARIGLLHAVVSASELDEAIERQLYLLAKAGPLAQREAKQLALRIGGADPVQAERIDSANAELIARLRVSPEGQHGLGAFLDKRAPAWVGQP, encoded by the coding sequence ATGACCGATTCCATCCTGAGCGAGCGCCGCGGCACGGTCGCCTGGCTCACCCTGAACCGTCCGCAGATCCACAACGCGTTCGACGACGCGCTGATCGCCGCGCTCACCGACGCGCTGGCGGCCGCCGACGCCGACCCGGCCGTGCGCGCCGTGGTGCTGAGCGGCAACGGCAGCTGCTTCTCGGCCGGCGCCGACCTCAACTGGATGCGCGGCATGGCCGGCGCCAGCGAGCAGGAAAACCGCGAGGACTCGCTGCGCCTGGCGCGGCTGATGCGCAGCCTGCAGTTCCTGTCCAAGCCGACCATCGCGCGGGTCAACGGCGCGGCCTATGGTGGCGGCGTGGGCCTGGTCGCCTGCTGCGACATCGCGATCGGCGTGGACACCGCCAAGTTCGCGCTGTCGGAAGTGAAGCTGGGCCTGGTGCCGGCGGTGATCTCGCCGTACGTGATCGCCGCGATCGGGCTGCGCGAGGCGCGCCGGTTGTTCATCACCGGCGAGGTGTTCGATGCCGCCACCTCGGCACGCATCGGCCTGCTGCATGCGGTGGTATCCGCCAGCGAGCTGGACGAAGCGATCGAGCGTCAGTTGTACCTGCTGGCCAAGGCCGGCCCGCTGGCCCAGCGCGAAGCGAAACAGCTGGCCTTGCGCATCGGCGGCGCCGACCCGGTGCAGGCCGAGCGCATCGACAGCGCCAACGCCGAACTGATCGCCCGCCTCCGCGTGTCGCCGGAAGGCCAGCACGGCCTGGGCGCCTTCCTCGACAAGCGCGCACCGGCGTGGGTCGGGCAGCCGTAG
- a CDS encoding acetyl/propionyl/methylcrotonyl-CoA carboxylase subunit alpha yields MFERVLIANRGEIACRVIRTCRRLGIHTIAVYSEADRDAQHVRLADEAWPIGGPRPADSYLRGDAILDVAKRTGAQAIHPGYGFLSENTDFARICTDAGIAFIGPRPESIDAMGSKAAAKALMEQHAVPLVPGYHGANQDAAHLAEQAARTGFPLMIKPAAGGGGKGMRIVRDAAEFADALASAQREAASSFGDARMILERYVEHPRHIEFQVFGDTHGNVIHLNERECSAQRRYQKVLEETPSPFLDDARRQAMGAAAVAAARAVNYVGAGTVEFIVAQSGEFFFMEMNTRLQVEHPVTEMTLGLDLVEWQLRVAAGEPLPLQQEDVHARGHAIEVRLYAEDPDQNFLPGSGKLQTLRLPAPSRHVRLDGGVIEGDSVTIFYDPMIAKLIVWDEDRPQALQRLREALAASEIVGPKSNIGFLERLARHPAVVEGRIDTGYLDRHLDEFLVGDVTPSDGTLFAAATAALLHDELHVQSAPADPHSPWARADAWRIGHAGKRIVALTSRERRFEVEAHGHGGDYRLRHGETHCEVRGARVADNSLSARFDGESLRVPLRADAQRVLLHDAHGQRHNFSRAAAFAWESKDAVGGNQVIAPMPGRIVLVKTKAGDVVEQGQELLVMEAMKMELALKAPRAGTIESMNATQGEFVEADAVLVRFAD; encoded by the coding sequence ATGTTCGAACGCGTACTGATAGCCAACCGCGGCGAGATCGCCTGCCGCGTGATCCGCACCTGCCGCCGCCTCGGCATCCACACCATCGCGGTGTATTCGGAAGCCGACCGCGACGCGCAGCACGTGCGGCTGGCCGACGAGGCGTGGCCGATCGGCGGGCCGCGTCCGGCGGATTCGTACCTGCGCGGCGATGCCATCCTCGACGTGGCGAAGCGGACCGGCGCGCAGGCCATCCATCCCGGCTATGGCTTCCTCTCGGAGAACACCGACTTCGCCCGCATCTGCACCGACGCCGGCATCGCCTTCATCGGGCCACGCCCGGAAAGCATCGACGCGATGGGTTCCAAGGCCGCCGCCAAGGCGCTGATGGAACAGCACGCGGTGCCGCTGGTGCCGGGCTACCACGGCGCCAACCAGGACGCCGCCCACCTCGCCGAACAGGCCGCCAGGACCGGCTTCCCGCTGATGATCAAGCCGGCGGCCGGCGGCGGCGGCAAGGGCATGCGCATCGTGCGCGACGCGGCCGAGTTCGCCGACGCCCTCGCTTCGGCGCAGCGCGAGGCGGCCAGTTCGTTCGGTGATGCGCGGATGATCCTGGAGCGCTACGTCGAGCATCCGCGGCACATCGAGTTCCAGGTGTTCGGCGACACCCACGGCAACGTGATCCACCTCAACGAGCGCGAATGCTCGGCCCAGCGCCGTTACCAGAAAGTGCTGGAGGAAACCCCCTCGCCTTTCCTCGACGACGCGCGCCGCCAGGCGATGGGCGCAGCCGCCGTCGCCGCGGCCAGGGCGGTGAACTACGTCGGCGCCGGCACGGTGGAATTCATCGTGGCGCAGAGCGGCGAATTCTTCTTCATGGAGATGAACACGCGGCTGCAGGTCGAGCACCCGGTCACCGAGATGACGTTGGGCCTGGACCTGGTCGAATGGCAGTTGCGCGTGGCCGCCGGCGAGCCACTGCCGTTGCAGCAGGAGGACGTGCATGCGCGCGGCCATGCGATCGAGGTGCGCCTGTACGCGGAAGACCCGGACCAGAACTTCCTGCCCGGCTCCGGCAAGCTGCAGACCCTGCGCCTGCCTGCGCCATCACGCCACGTGCGCCTCGACGGCGGCGTGATCGAAGGCGACAGCGTGACGATCTTCTACGACCCCATGATCGCCAAGCTGATCGTGTGGGACGAGGACCGGCCGCAGGCCCTGCAGCGGCTGCGCGAGGCGCTGGCGGCCAGCGAGATCGTCGGCCCGAAATCGAACATCGGCTTCTTGGAACGGCTGGCGCGGCACCCGGCGGTGGTCGAGGGGCGCATCGACACCGGCTACCTGGATCGCCATCTGGACGAGTTCCTGGTCGGCGATGTCACGCCTTCCGACGGCACCCTGTTCGCCGCCGCCACCGCCGCGCTGCTGCATGACGAGCTGCACGTCCAGAGCGCTCCGGCCGATCCGCATTCGCCCTGGGCGCGCGCCGACGCCTGGCGCATCGGCCACGCCGGCAAGCGCATCGTGGCGCTGACCTCCCGCGAACGGCGTTTCGAAGTCGAGGCGCACGGCCACGGCGGCGACTACCGGCTGCGCCACGGCGAGACCCACTGCGAAGTGCGCGGCGCGCGCGTGGCCGACAACAGCCTCAGCGCCCGCTTCGACGGCGAATCGCTGCGCGTGCCGCTGCGCGCCGACGCCCAACGCGTGCTGCTGCACGACGCGCATGGCCAGCGCCACAACTTCAGCCGCGCCGCGGCGTTCGCCTGGGAATCGAAGGACGCCGTCGGCGGCAACCAGGTCATCGCGCCGATGCCCGGCCGCATCGTGCTGGTCAAGACAAAGGCCGGCGACGTGGTCGAACAGGGCCAGGAACTGCTGGTGATGGAGGCGATGAAGATGGAACTGGCCTTGAAGGCGCCGCGCGCCGGCACCATCGAAAGCATGAACGCCACGCAAGGCGAGTTCGTCGAAGCGGACGCCGTGCTGGTGCGTTTCGCCGACTGA